The following proteins are encoded in a genomic region of Debaryomyces hansenii CBS767 chromosome G complete sequence:
- a CDS encoding DEHA2G02266p (similar to uniprot|Q03957 Saccharomyces cerevisiae YKL139W CTK1 Catalytic (alpha) subunit of C-terminal domain kinase I (CTDK-I)) encodes MSDRYRPPSGPRSTRGYEDRRNPNPTSSNNNNSNSNNRNYKSSYGQRDTYTPSGPKRYQERDNYRPNSSANERSESYQPSKFRPSGPSGYRGNDRDFHFRPGSKRPHPSESKGYRGGDDYRKRQDRTDFNGPAPGPSSYRDKSSTYRNPRYDNNSYKPKVNLKNLPKGPRSGNVNDSRAKPRPYSKDEEAAPPIKLSKSQIYSIRITRPSEIYKRVQQVGEGTYGKVYKATNSITDEYVALKKLRLESEREGFPITAMREIKLLQSFDHENVVGLLEMMVEHNQIYMIFDYMDHDLTGLLTHPDLKLTESHRKFIFKQLMEGLQYLHKKRVIHRDIKGSNILLDNIGRLKIADFGLARTMNVLNDGEIPDYTNRVITIWYRPPELLLGSTDYGREVDIWGVGCLLIELYSKIAAFQGFDEIGQLYKIFNVMGTPNIENWPDMENLPWFEMLKPKINKASTFKNEYESIMSEQSFDLAVKLLTLNPKKRLTAREALEHPYFTEDPKPEPLHFLKDVKGEWHEFETKKRRRKERKRLQDAKNASSQNIAQLNNGPSMDSVPDSVVPPDGPKD; translated from the coding sequence CAACAACTCCAATAGTAATAACAGAAACTATAAATCTTCCTATGGACAGAGAGATACGTACACACCATCAGGACCTAAAAGGTATCAAGAACGGGATAACTACAGACCTAATTCGTCTGCGAATGAAAGGAGCGAATCCTATCAACCATCAAAATTCAGACCGTCTGGACCATCTGGTTACAGAGGTAACGATAGAGACTTTCACTTTCGCCCTGGCTCGAAGAGACCACACCCATCAGAGTCGAAAGGCTATAGAGGAGGGGATGATTACAGAAAAAGACAGGACAGAACAGATTTCAATGGTCCAGCGCCTGGCCCATCAAGTTATAGGGATAAATCAAGCACATACAGGAATCCAAGGTATGATAATAACAGTTATAAACCAAAAGTGAACTTAAAAAACTTACCGAAGGGCCCAAGGTCAGGGAATGTGAACGATTCCAGAGCTAAACCAAGACCATATCTGAAGGACGAAGAGGCTGCACCACCTATTAAATTAAGTAAATCGCAAATATATCTGATACGTATAACGAGACCGTCtgaaatttataaaagaGTTCAGCAGGTAGGTGAAGGGACATACGGAAAAGTATATAAAGCTACCAATTCTATCACCGATGAATATGTtgctttgaagaaattaagaTTAGAATCTGAAAGAGAAGGTTTCCCGATCACGGCCATGAGAGAAATAAAGCTCTTACAATCGTTTGACCATGAAAATGTTGTCGGATTACTAGAGATGATGGTGGAACacaatcaaatttatatgatatttgattatatgGATCACGACTTGACAGGTTTATTAACACACCCCGATTTAAAGTTAACAGAAAGTCATAggaaattcattttcaagcAATTAATGGAAGGCTTGCAGTATTTACACAAGAAAAGAGTTATCCATCGGGATATTAAAGGTTCGAACATTTTGTTAGATAATATAGGAAGGTTAAAAATAGCAGATTTTGGCTTGGCAAGAACCATGAATGTTCTTAATGATGGAGAGATTCCAGATTATACCAATAGAGTTATTACAATTTGGTACAGACCACCAGAATTACTTTTAGGTTCTACAGATTATGGCAGAGAAGTGGATATCTGGGGCGTGGGCTGTCTTTTGATTGAGTTGTATTCGAAAATAGCCGCATTTCAAGGATTTGACGAGATTGGCCAATTATATAAGATATTTAATGTTATGGGTACtccaaatattgaaaattggcCTGATATGGAAAATTTGCCTTGGTTTGAGATGTTGAAACCAAAGATAAACAAAGCAAGCACTTTTAAGAATGAGTATGAGTCTATCATGTCAGAGCAAAGTTTTGATTTAGCtgtcaaattattgacaTTGAATCCTAAGAAGAGGTTAACCGCTAGAGAGGCTTTAGAACATCCATATTTCACGGAGGATCCAAAACCAGAACCTTTgcattttttgaaagatgttAAAGGCGAATGGCATGAATTTGAAACTAAAAAGAGGAGAAGAAAAGAGCGTAAGAGGTTGCAAGATGCGAAGAATGCATCATCCCAAAACATAGCACAACTCAATAATGGGCCTTCGATGGATTCGGTTCCAGATTCAGTAGTACCACCAGATGGGCCAAAGgattaa
- a CDS encoding DEHA2G02288p (no similarity), protein MRTEFTRPRFLFLYLSLGLLFTRRAIAINNKHPLSDLHTNALRKDFNDCMDTIENNNLKFHSCQGFSSIESCRCFFLKEVDHQCKSLGEKSSNYWYFEHQILTYCKNVHTTSYSVEIPSKTSGNNDFKFDNKLGINGSGSYGTDIFASGNTPEYYPPKPLGVDEPRMSDDNINLTHRLQKRWDAAATTLDFEEYYEKKKPNAMTINCKLMRSLKITASPTNHQMTQFSTTILVQNPTGTHTTSIEAILVLPKNKDQSQDQKHEKRLNINTVNATTNFTEVNVVYLSDASFFSQKLPLILLAASVLLSVIFFSSYTY, encoded by the coding sequence ATGAGGACAGAATTCACAAGACCAAGATTTCTATTCCTTTATTTATCATTGGGCTTATTGTTCACGAGGAGAGCAATTGCAATCAACAATAAGCACCCTTTATCAGATCTACATACAAATGCCTTACGAAAAGACTTCAATGATTGCATGGACACAATAGAAAAtaacaatttgaaattccATTCATGTCAAGGATTTTCGTCAATTGAAAGTTGTCGttgcttcttcttgaaaGAGGTTGACCATCAATGTAAGTCCTTGGGTGAAAAAAGCAGCAATTATTGGTACTTTGAGCACCAGATTCTAACATATTGTAAGAATGTTCACACGACTTCTTACTCTGTGGAAATTCCATCCAAAACGAGCGGAAATAATGACTTTAAAttcgataataaattgGGTATTAATGGTTCTGGATCGTACGGAACAGATATATTTGCAAGCGGTAACACCCCAGAATATTATCCTCCTAAACCTCTTGGAGTCGATGAACCACGTATGCTGGATGATAACATCAATCTAACTCATAGATTACAAAAGAGATGGGATGCTGCGGCTACTACTTTagactttgaagaatactatgaaaagaagaaaccaAATGCCATGACAATCAATTGCAAGCTTATGAGATCCTTGAAGATAACAGCTTCACCAACCAATCACCAAATGACCCAATTTTCAACGACGATTCTAGTTCAAAATCCAACTGGAACCCACACAACTTCCATCGAAGCTATATTGGTGTTACCGAAGAATAAAGACCAATCTCAAGACCAGAAACACGAGAAAAGATTGAACATCAACACCGTAAACGCAACAACTAATTTTACAGAAGTGAACGTCGTTTATTTGTCTGATGCATCTTTTTTCAGCCAAAAGTTACCACTAATTTTACTTGCGGCATCAGTCTTACTTTCcgttatttttttttcttcctACACCTACTAA
- a CDS encoding DEHA2G02310p (similar to uniprot|P10823 Saccharomyces cerevisiae YER020W GPA2 Nucleotide binding alpha subunit of the heterotrimeric G protein): MGSCTSKQSDNTKPSEAPKVNNKRHDQKQSLNSNKNNINASKDHNTSTDSSNELHSSTYPEKSANETSNAISSSAGSEKEVKVLLLGSGESGKSTIVKQMKILHQNGYSTEELYEYKPFVYKNVLECIKSVINAIIDLEPDLIHKQNETGADDNIGNNTVAPDNQEDRIQQFSGTKDANRKHVLDYDMLNEVLDYEVNINVDESFNPDIAGKIIHIYKTPEVQKFIRYQQGNFYLIDSTNYFLNDLERISKVDYCPSVNDILRTRKKTSGIFDFKFQMSGGLNIHMFDVGGQRSERKKWIHCFDNVTSIIFCVALSEYDQVLLEENSQNRLEESLILFDSVVNSRWFARTSIVLFLNKIDVFAEKLPYSPLENHFPDYTGGNNINKAAKYILWRFNQVNRSGLSIYPHVTQATDTSNIQLVFAAIKETILENSLKDSGLL, encoded by the coding sequence ATGGGATCTTGTACATCTAAGCAGCTGGACAATACCAAGCCATCAGAGGCACCGAAGGTCAATAACAAGCGCCATGATCAAAAACAATCATTGAActcaaataaaaataatatcaacGCGTCAAAAGACCATAATACATCGACGGATTCTTCGAACGAATTGCATTCTTCAACGTACCCAGAAAAGTCTGCAAATGAAACTTCAAATGccatttcttcttcggcTGGTTCTGAAAAGGAAGTTAAAGTGTTGTTGTTGGGATCAGGGGAAAGTGGTAAGTCCACAATTGTTAAGCAGATGAAAATCTTACATCAAAATGGGTATAGCACGGAGgaattatatgaatataagCCGTTTGTTTATAAGAATGTCTTGGAGTGTATCAAAAGTGTGATTAATGCAATAATCGATTTGGAACCTGATTTAATACATAAACAGAATGAAACCGGAGCAGATGACAATATAGGGAATAACACCGTTGCACCGGACAACCAGGAGGATCGCATACAGCAATTCAGTGGTACAAAGGATGCAAATCGTAAGCACGTATTAGATTATGATATGTTAAATGAAGTTTTGGATTATGAGGTCAACATTAATGTTGATGAATCTTTCAATCCAGATATTGCTGGTAAGATTATTCACATTTATAAGACCCCGGAGGTTCAGAAATTTATCAGATACCAACAGGGAAATTTCtatttaattgattctACTAATTACttcttgaatgatttagaaaGGATTTCGAAAGTCGACTACTGTCCATCAgttaatgatattttgagaACGCGTAAGAAAACTTCTGgtatttttgatttcaaatttcaaatgagCGGTGGATTGAATATTCATATGTTCGATGTTGGTGGTCAAAGAtcagaaagaaagaaatggaTTCATTGCTTTGATAATGTTActtctattatattttgtgTTGCTTTGTCTGAATATGACCAAGTTTTACTCGAAGAAAATAGTCAAAATAGATTAGAAGAATCGTTAATTTTGTTTGATTCCGTGGTTAATTCAAGGTGGTTTGCAAGAACTTCAATTGTCttgtttttgaataaaattgatgTGTTTGCAGAAAAGTTGCCCTATTCTCCTCTAGAAAACCACTTTCCTGATTATACCGGTGGTAATAACATTAACAAAGCTGCcaagtatattttatggaGGTTCAATCAAGTGAATCGATCCGGTTTAAGTATCTATCCCCATGTAACACAAGCTACAGATACctcaaatattcaattggtaTTTGCAGCTATCAAAGAAAcaattttggaaaatagCTTAAAAGATAGTGGACTCCTATAA
- a CDS encoding DEHA2G02332p (weakly similar to uniprot|Q5AJG3 Candida albicans hypothetical protein CaO19_1630): protein MAPQKKMTLQEFFSDQSFGGSWADDEIDMASISVPIEKHKHSVYSKDPFGSSHPSGGFGGHSYNRSSGIHDNGPPYIVKLLNLPITSNDGFIEDLFKSRYTTFVKFKIVVDPSSNILETHVIKKVAFVELESFQEMNKVLKWQDLYYNATRRVVVELADFHDFQHCISFNQDHEREIQQIQDDFVKQKQSQHFGHGGFDHGPSRNININSPPKKYQPLNSSAIASLQPSLSDRKSSISQEGSVAPPVAAPPKNKPNPFGAAKPVDVLSKQHEIDKKLITINHTTIKTLGPMADSLDLDQHDATEKHASSEESHFPRERRPSQKSSRRPSVNILKRPSPSTNQNVPSPESHPEAQETETSQLMKAPIPESIYAPKDDNKSLAELLSKNKNPPPPKGRGTPKSIKNSPKPNTNKPVILKKKTQTPTVDLTVKESQFISNSENSAANMDLDKKSKDKEIEDKLKKINDSLSQNNKSEVMHESHVNGSSKSKENVPDVKPSREVDGKKNEAQSVPAQEENKKTIEVHAPPSQEAERAKDRPNFKKHFAELSKRQNAQREKMQNSQNTRCNSHSQTLNNKKSNGLNYRRQDPKELGLPTEVSKTTSLGIQDASDTRNIVVKSNSNEDTSKDDRVPGPKVSGRNKNRSSGRAKATDLPKKDVKKMEEVKSRRLQANSKGNNTGKNGKKTKETSNSDQVEALNGTKDVKEVNDVKDFKDMKDIKPEASINASNDAIITNEKRSKTPELIGKEVITDPSNGQTSSSTGGKQNIADSVNTKETDATKSDVSSDKISTASNRGRGRGGRGRGRGGFRGSVRGSRGNRGRGNFNLHYVRSRDDKNAES from the exons ATGG CACctcaaaaaaaaatgacATTGCAAGAGTTCTTCAGTGACCAGT CTTTTGGAGGCTCTTGGgcagatgatgaaatagataTGGCATCTATATCAGTTCCCATAGAAAAGCACAAACACTCGGTATATTCAAAAGATCCGTTTGGAAGCTCGCATCCCTCTGGTGGATTTGGTGGCCATTCGTATAATAGGCTGTCTGGGATTCATGATAATGGGCCGCCGTACATAGTGAAGTTATTGAATCTTCCGATTACGTCTAACGATGggtttattgaagatttgttTAAGAGTAGATACACGACGTTTGTTAAGTTTAAGATAGTGGTGGACCCTTCGTCGAATATTCTAGAGACGCATGTTATTAAGAAAGTAGCATTCGTTGAGTTAGAATCATTCCAGGAAATGAATAAGGTATTAAAATGGCAAGATTTATATTACAACGCGACCAGAAGGGTTGTGGTTGAATTGGCAGATTTCCATGATTTTCAGCACTGTATTAGCTTTAATCAAGATCACGAACGGGAAATCCAGCAAATCCAGGATGATTTTGTTAAGCAAAAGCAAAGCCAACATTTTGGCCATGGCGGATTTGATCATGGTCCATCACgcaatattaatataaactCTCCTCCAAAGAAGTATCAGCCATTAAACTCTCTGGCTATTGCATCATTACAGCCAAGTTTATCCGACagaaaatcatcaatacTGCAGGAAGGTTCCGTAGCACCTCCAGTGGCAGCACCTCCAAAGAATAAGCCAAATCCCTTCGGCGCAGCAAAACCAGTAGACGTATTATCAAAACAACATGAGATTGACAAGAAGCTTATTACGATCAACCACACGACTATTAAGACTTTAGGTCCAATGGCTGATAGTCTTGATTTGGATCAACATGATGCGACAGAAAAGCATGCATCGTCAGAAGAATCCCACTTTCCCCGTGAAAGAAGACCGTCACAGAAAAGTTCCAGGCGGCCTTCagttaatattttgaagaggCCTTCACCCTCTACAAATCAGAATGTGCCTAGTCCTGAATCGCATCCAGAGGCGCAGGAAACAGAAACATCACAGTTAATGAAAGCTCCTATCCCAGAATCCATATATGCTCCAAAGGATGATAATAAAAGTCTTGCAGAGCTATTAAGTAAAAACAAAAACCCTCCTCCCCCTAAAGGGAGAGGTACTCCTAAGTCAATTAAAAATTCACCAAAGCCAAATACTAATAAACCagtaatattgaaaaagaagactCAAACACCAACAGTAGACTTAACGGTCAAAGAAAGCCAATTCATTTCAAATTCGGAAAATTCTGCAGCAAATATGGATCTCGACAAAAAATCTAAGGATAAGGAAATagaagataaattgaagaaaattaatgattctttatcacaaaataataaactGGAAGTCATGCATGAGTCTCATGTGAATGGTTCAAGCAAATCCAAAGAAAATGTTCCTGATGTGAAACCTTCGCGCGAAGTAGACGGCAAGAAAAATGAAGCACAATCTGTCCCTGCTCAAGAggaaaacaagaaaacgATCGAAGTACATGCTCCCCCATCCCAAGAAGCTGAACGGGCAAAGGACAGACCAAATTTCAAGAAGCATTTTGCAGAATTAAGTAAAAGACAGAATGCCCAGAGAGaaaagatgcaaaattCCCAAAATACTCGTTGTAACTCTCATTCACAAACtctcaataataaaaagagCAATGGCTTGAACTATAGACGCCAGGATCCAAAAGAATTAGGTTTACCCACCGAAGTATCGAAAACCACATCTCTTGGTATTCAAGATGCAAGTGATACGAGGAATATCGTGGTGAAGAGTAACAGTAATGAGGATACCAGTAAAGATGATCGGGTACCGGGGCCAAAGGTTTCCGGAAGAAATAAGAACAGGTCTTCTGGAAGAGCTAAAGCGACAGATTTGCCAAAGAAAGATGTTAAAAAAATGGAGGAGGTCAAGTCCAGAAGGCTACAAGCTAATCTGAAAGGTAACAACACCGGTAAAAATGGTAAGAAGACTAAAGAAACTAGCAATTCAGATCAAGTTGAGGCCCTTAATGGTACTAAGGATGTGAAAGAAGTAAATGATGTAAAAGACTTCAAAGATATGAAAGATATAAAGCCTGAAGCATCTATAAACGCACTGAATGATGCGATAATAACTAACGAAAAAAGAAGCAAAACCCCAGAATTAATTGGAAAGGAAGTCATCACAGATCCTAGCAATGGGCAGACATCGTCTTCCACTGGTGGAAAACAGAATATTGCAGATTCCGTAAATACGAAAGAGACGGATGCAACAAAGTCAGATGTGCTGTCGGACAAGATTTCTACTGCCTCCAATCGTGGTAGAGGTAGAGGAGGTAGAGGAAGGGGTAGGGGTGGTTTTAGGGGTTCTGTTAGAGGTTCGAGAGGAAACCGAGGAAGAGGAAACTTTAATCTTCATTATGTGAGAAGTAGAGATGATAAGAACGCCGAAAGTTGA
- a CDS encoding DEHA2G02354p (similar to uniprot|P14904 Saccharomyces cerevisiae YKL103C LAP4 Vacuolar aminopeptidase) produces MSDSEILAKALEAALMKINLKEVTENLKESEKKPALSKRTQDQVDLTSKYNDEFYEKYANEYIEFTYANPTIFHVVDYFAEKLNNEGFKYLPEKKSWESLKPGKYYTIRHGAALGAFIVGKNWTAERGVGVIGSHIDSLTVPLKPNSSKEKIDGYELLGVAPYAGTLNDLWLDRDLGVGGSLLVRDSASKRVNQQLVDSTPHPIARIPTLAPHFGAASARPYNKETQAVPVIGYSGSDDEEEEATDEEKSSPLYGRHPLKLLRYISSLAGVEVSEILQWDLQLYDVQKGTRGGLNKEFIFSPRIDDRICSFAAIHSLLESNHDALVESDSFSLVALFNHEEIGSGSATGAKGGITDSIISRVLASQYFNPDDSHTQEQLELAYANSIILSADVNHLLNPNFASEYLDHHKPVPNKGITIAVDPNGHFATDAPGLALAEELARLNNDSLQYFQIRNDSRSGSSIGPLISSQTGARTIDLGISQLSMHSIRATVGFKDIGLGIKFFNGFFSNWRKTYDGYSTL; encoded by the coding sequence ATGAGCGATTCAGAAATCCTTGCTAAAGCCCTTGAAGCAgctttaatgaaaattaacTTGAAAGAAGTTACagaaaatttgaaggagAGTGAAAAGAAGCCAGCTTTATCAAAACGGACCCAAGATCAAGTTGACTTGACTTCAAAATACAATGATGAGTTCTACGAAAAGTACGCTAATGAGTACATAGAATTCACTTATGCAAATCCAACCATTTTCCATGTCGTTGACTATTTTGCcgaaaaattgaacaacGAAGGTTTCAAGTATCTTCCTGAGAAAAAATCGTGGGAGAGTTTGAAACCTGGTAAATATTACACGATCAGACATGGTGCAGCATTGGGGGCGTTTATTGTTGGTAAAAATTGGACTGCTGAAAGAGGAGTTGGTGTTATTGGCTCTCACATTGATTCTTTAACTGTACCTTTGAAACCCAATTCTagcaaagaaaaaattgatggTTATGAGTTGTTAGGTGTGGCACCATACGCTGGAACTTTGAATGATCTTTGGTTAGATAGAGATTTAGGAGTTGGTGGAAGTCTCTTGGTGAGAGATTCAGCCTCCAAAAGAGTCAATCAGCAACTAGTCGATTCTACCCCACATCCAATTGCTCGCATCCCAACGTTAGCACCCCATTTTGGAGCTGCCTCTGCAAGACCTTATAACAAGGAAACACAAGCAGTTCCAGTGATTGGATATTCGGGGTCcgatgacgaagaagaagaagctaCAGACGAGGAAAAATCGTCCCCATTATACGGCAGGCATccattaaaattattgagatACATTTCGTCCTTAGCAGGGGTCGAAGTATctgaaattcttcaatggGACTTACAATTATACGATGTCCAGAAAGGAACAAGAGGTGGtttgaataaagaattcatcttcagtCCCAGAATTGATGACAGAATCTGCTCATTTGCAGCAATTCATTCTTTGCTCGAAAGCAATCACGATGCCCTTGTGGAGTCAGATTCGTTCTCGCTTGTTGCCTTATTTAACCATGAAGAAATCGGCTCAGGGTCTGCCACGGGCGCCAAGGGCGGAATCACTGATCTGATAATTTCCAGAGTTTTGGCTTCCCAATACTTCAACCCCGACGATTCGCATACCCAGGAACAATTAGAGCTAGCATATGCAAATTCTATTATCCTATCTGCCGATGTCAACCATTTGTTGAACCCCAATTTTGCCAGTGAGTATCTCGATCACCATAAGCCTGTCCCAAATAAAGGAATTACAATCGCTGTGGATCCTAACGGCCACTTCGCTACAGATGCACCTGGATTGGCATTAGCCGAAGAATTAGCCAGACTTAACAATGACTCGCTTCAGTACTTCCAGATACGCAATGATTCTAGGTCGGGCTCCTCAATTGGTCCCTTGATTTCTCTGCAGACCGGTGCCAGAACTATTGATTTAGGTATTTCACAGCTCTCGATGCATTCAATCAGAGCGACTGTGGGGTTCAAAGATATTGGTTTGGGTATCAAGTTTTTTAACGGGTTCTTCTCCAATTGGAGAAAAACCTATGACGGCTACTCTACCCTATAA
- a CDS encoding DEHA2G02376p (highly similar to uniprot|P38791 Saccharomyces cerevisiae YHR068W DYS1 Deoxyhypusine synthase), with translation MSGSDKLPGLASDAVLKQSIPVPDSFVEIKGIDYSKDSAYNMKAVDLIESMKNMGFQASSVSQACEIINGMRSWRGKHIDSLPEHERTGEFDDEGYQKSTIFMGYTSNLISSGLRDTLRFLVQHKMVSAIVSSAGGIEEDLIKVLAPTYMGEFSLPGKGLRDQGMNRIGNLLVPNDNYCKFEEWIVPILDKCLEEQEEGMKKMGSDGLNADSPACWTPSKLINRLGKEINDESSVLYWAHKNDIPVFCPALTDGSIGDMLFFHTFKASPQQIRLDIVADIRKLNSMSMAASNAGMILLGGGLIKHHICNACLMRNGADYAVYINTGQEFDGSDAGARPDEAISWGKIKAEAKQVKVYADASIVFPLIVAATFASEKPN, from the coding sequence ATGAGTGGTTCAGATAAGTTACCAGGATTGGCATCTGATGCCGTTCTCAAGCAATCTATTCCAGTTCCTGATAGTTTTGTTGAAATCAAGGGTATCGATTACTCCAAAGACTCCGCTTATAACATGAAGGCAGTTGATTTAATAGAATCTATGAAGAACATGGGATTTCAGGCTTCTTCAGTGAGTCAAGCGTGTGAAATTATTAACGGTATGAGAAGCTGGAGAGGTAAACATATCGATTCTTTACCTGAACATGAAAGAACAGgagaatttgatgatgaggGATACCAAAAATCAACTATTTTTATGGGTTATACTTCCAATTTGATCTCGTCTGGATTAAGAGATACATTACGTTTCTTAGTTCAACATAAAATGGTCAGTGCTATCGTATCCAGTGCTGGtggtattgaagaagatttaatCAAAGTCTTGGCCCCTACTTATATGGGTGAGTTTAGTTTACCAGGTAAGGGCTTAAGAGACCAGGGTATGAACAGAATCGGTAACTTATTGGTCCCAAATGACAACTATTGTAAATTCGAGGAATGGATTGTTCCAATTTTGGACAAATGTTTGGAAGAACAAGAGGAAGGTATGAAAAAAATGGGTTCTGATGGATTAAATGCAGACTCCCCAGCATGCTGGACtccttcaaaattaatCAACAGATTaggaaaagaaataaacGACGAATCTTCCGTCTTGTATTGGGCTCATAAGAACGATATCCCTGTATTCTGTCCTGCCTTAACTGATGGATCCATAGGTGACATGCTTTTTTTCCATACTTTCAAAGCTTCTCCACAGCAAATCAGGTTAGATATTGTTGCTGATATCAGAAAATTAAACTCGATGTCGATGGCTGCTTCCAATGCTGGAATGATTCTTTTAGGTGGTGGGTTGATCAAGCATCATATTTGTAACGCTTGTTTAATGAGAAATGGAGCTGATTACGCCGTTTACATAAATACTGGTCAAGAGTTTGATGGATCCGATGCTGGTGCCAGGCCAGATGAGGCCATATCTTGGGGTAAGATTAAAGCAGAAGCAAAACAAGTCAAGGTTTATGCGGATGCAAGTATAGTTTTCCCATTAATTGTTGCTGCAACCTTTGCATCTGAAAAACCAAACTAA
- a CDS encoding DEHA2G02398p (similar to gnl|GLV|YALI0B00792g Yarrowia lipolytica YALI0B00792g NADH-ubiquinone reductase accessory subunit 18.5 kDa (complex I)): protein MSTSIVRTLKNIYSSGLKRAAWQVHNLNDTKRGWLVGQDDFGNKYYETNVAEEIHLRTRWVEYADWGMAVDMSKVEPGWHYWLGYGTNTPPNKLPADQKVVRAYPLPEQHKKNYTGTSGAFVTYNTSKPKHTAWSPEVKERVEA from the coding sequence ATGTCGACTTCGATTGTTCGTACtcttaaaaatatatactcGTCAGGACTTAAGAGGGCTGCTTGGCAAGTCCATAATCTTAACGATACCAAGAGAGGTTGGTTAGTTGGTCAAGATGACTTTGgcaataaatattatgaaACCAACGTCGCAGAAGAAATACATTTAAGAACTAGATGGGTTGAATATGCTGATTGGGGTATGGCCGTTGATATGTCGAAGGTTGAACCAGGATGGCATTATTGGTTGGGTTATGGTACCAACACTCCTCCAAACAAGTTACCAGCTGATCAAAAGGTCGTTAGGGCTTACCCATTACCTGAACAGCATAAGAAGAACTACACCGGTACTTCAGGTGCGTTTGTCACCTACAATACCTCTAAACCAAAACATACTGCCTGGAGTCCAGAAGTTAAAGAACGTGTCGAAGCGTAA